A genomic window from Flavobacterium hankyongi includes:
- a CDS encoding T9SS type A sorting domain-containing protein, which translates to MRKITLIFTFLILNIGFTYGQVTAVVNAPPNDASTTQNRAPNGTSTHSFMRGSALVLTSELTSIPVSSSLNLFGFVTTAGANVAVTGTLTVYMKNSTDTSFTLGTNWSTIITGMTQVYSGTYTVPASATNIDLTLSTPLVYTGGSIYVAYDFVRTGTAATTAATYGSNSTGLVGGCVSAASASAAPTTLASTSFRPVMRFGYPNPYSNDVSIESINSLGNVANVLGTPVPISALVMNKSNTTLNNVTVNANLTGANAYTDAKIIATIEPGATQTVNFNDWTPTTLGANTLNVSVPTDQVNTNNSLSFNNTVSCNTFGISQNPVSYTGAVGFGTGSGILSTPFQVSTATTITGVNAAISNNTASVGRNVYGVILSSTGTILATSTNTLTIANGDLNSIKTFNFSPSVSVAANQLVYYGLAQTANATAYYPLGTYTNAYLTTSYYTTALTGGAQTLVPSNLGQMGIELNLTGTCALGVESLESIDNNLTVFPNPASSILSVKLNSFNNNTSFEVYNTIGQLIIPTKKIDNNKFEINVASLTKGVYFLKVNDNNKLSSVKFVVER; encoded by the coding sequence ATGAGAAAAATTACGCTAATTTTTACATTTCTAATTTTAAATATTGGATTTACCTATGGTCAGGTAACAGCTGTTGTTAATGCCCCGCCAAACGATGCTTCAACAACACAAAATCGTGCCCCAAATGGCACTAGTACACATTCTTTTATGAGAGGTTCTGCGCTCGTATTAACATCAGAATTAACCTCAATTCCAGTTAGTTCTTCGTTGAATTTATTTGGTTTTGTTACTACAGCAGGTGCAAATGTTGCCGTTACTGGAACATTAACTGTTTATATGAAAAATAGTACTGATACTTCTTTTACTTTAGGAACAAATTGGAGCACAATTATTACTGGCATGACACAAGTTTATTCTGGTACTTATACAGTTCCTGCAAGCGCTACAAATATTGATTTAACTTTGAGTACTCCATTGGTTTATACTGGAGGTTCTATTTATGTTGCTTATGATTTTGTAAGAACAGGTACAGCAGCTACAACGGCAGCTACTTATGGTTCTAATTCCACTGGATTAGTAGGTGGATGTGTTTCGGCTGCAAGTGCAAGTGCAGCGCCTACAACATTAGCTTCAACAAGTTTTAGACCTGTTATGCGTTTTGGATACCCTAATCCTTATTCGAATGATGTGTCTATTGAGAGCATTAATAGTTTAGGAAATGTAGCAAATGTGTTAGGCACACCAGTTCCAATCTCTGCATTAGTAATGAATAAAAGTAACACTACTTTAAATAATGTTACAGTAAATGCTAACTTGACAGGTGCTAATGCTTATACCGATGCAAAAATTATTGCTACAATAGAGCCAGGTGCAACTCAAACAGTAAACTTTAATGATTGGACTCCAACAACTTTAGGAGCAAATACATTAAATGTAAGTGTTCCCACCGATCAAGTGAATACAAACAACTCCTTAAGCTTTAACAATACTGTAAGTTGTAATACTTTTGGTATATCCCAAAATCCTGTAAGTTATACTGGAGCCGTTGGTTTTGGTACAGGTTCAGGAATTTTGAGCACACCGTTTCAAGTTTCTACCGCAACAACAATTACAGGTGTAAATGCTGCTATTTCAAATAATACAGCATCAGTAGGTAGAAATGTATATGGTGTAATTTTAAGTAGTACAGGTACTATTTTAGCAACTAGTACAAATACCTTAACTATTGCAAATGGGGATTTAAATAGTATAAAAACATTTAACTTTAGTCCTTCTGTTTCAGTTGCAGCTAATCAATTAGTATATTATGGTTTAGCTCAAACAGCAAACGCAACAGCTTATTATCCTTTGGGAACTTATACAAATGCTTATTTAACCACTTCTTACTATACGACCGCTTTAACAGGAGGAGCGCAAACTCTTGTGCCATCAAATTTAGGACAAATGGGTATTGAACTAAATTTAACAGGAACTTGCGCTCTAGGAGTAGAATCTTTAGAATCGATTGATAATAATTTAACTGTATTCCCTAATCCAGCAAGTTCTATTTTAAGTGTAAAATTGAATTCGTTTAATAATAATACAAGTTTTGAAGTTTACAATACAATAGGTCAATTAATAATTCCAACTAAAAAAATAGATAATAATAAGTTTGAGATTAATGTTGCATCACTAACAAAAGGAGTTTACTTTTTAAAAGTAAATGACAACAATAAGTTAAGTAGTGTAAAATTTGTAGTAGAAAGATAG
- a CDS encoding TonB-dependent receptor, translating into MKTTITFILTLFSTFSFAQTTVSGKVFDNKNKPLEGVNVYIEGTYDGVMTNANGEFVFTTFEKGQQILVATLLAFDDFKLVIEVEKSQNLILKMRPSVNTLDAVVITAGTLEAGDKARVSVLKPLDIVTTAGSAGDIVGALQTLPGTQTVGESGRLFVRGGEADEAQTYVDGLRVSQPYGASTNNLPTRGRFSPFLFSGISFSTGGYSAEYGGALSSILQLNTIEEPIQDQTDISLMTVGLGLGHTKKWEKSSISVNTAYIDLAPYQAVAPQNVSWNRAFQSLSGETVYRYKFNSGMFKMYAAFDASRFDVNQESINTPLPTRVNLNNNNFYFNSSYKGKFGSNWQLTTGLSYGYGATNTSLIIGDIENKEHASHLKVKLKKSFSDRVKLSFGADYFITKFDESFNVNAKVNYNQNIVAAYSEADIFFSKEFAAKVGVRLANDNLLNETSISPRASLAYKVSDGSQFSFAYGMFDQAPNQSYLKYNSSLQNERASHYIFNYQYTKNKRTLRTELYYKDYKNLIKYDNGMPMFNSNFNNDGFGYAKGLDVFWRDGKSIKYLEYWLSYSYIDTKRDYKNYTTQVTPSFVATHNASLVTKYFIEEWKSQVGFSHTFNSGRPYNNPNESTFMNGKTKTYNNLSVNWAYLITQQKILYFSVSNVMGTQNVFGYEYANTPDSNGTYNRRAITPTADRFFFVGFFWTISNDKKTNQLDNL; encoded by the coding sequence ATGAAGACTACAATTACATTTATTTTAACTTTATTTTCGACTTTTAGCTTTGCTCAAACAACAGTTTCGGGAAAAGTGTTCGATAATAAAAACAAACCACTCGAAGGAGTTAACGTATACATCGAAGGTACTTATGACGGTGTTATGACAAATGCAAATGGGGAATTTGTGTTTACTACTTTCGAAAAAGGGCAGCAAATATTAGTAGCTACTTTACTCGCTTTTGATGATTTTAAATTAGTTATTGAAGTTGAAAAATCACAAAATCTTATTCTTAAAATGCGTCCAAGTGTAAATACGCTTGATGCTGTGGTTATTACTGCAGGAACTCTTGAAGCTGGAGATAAAGCAAGAGTTTCAGTTTTAAAACCGCTTGATATTGTTACAACAGCAGGGTCTGCGGGTGATATTGTTGGTGCTTTACAAACACTACCAGGAACACAAACAGTAGGTGAAAGTGGAAGATTATTTGTACGTGGTGGAGAAGCAGATGAAGCACAAACCTATGTTGATGGATTACGAGTTTCACAACCTTATGGAGCTTCTACAAATAATTTACCAACTAGAGGGCGTTTTTCACCTTTCCTTTTTAGCGGAATTTCTTTCTCAACAGGTGGTTATTCAGCTGAGTATGGAGGAGCACTTTCAAGTATTTTACAGTTAAATACTATTGAAGAACCAATACAGGATCAAACAGATATATCACTAATGACAGTTGGATTAGGTTTAGGCCATACAAAAAAATGGGAGAAAAGCTCCATAAGTGTAAACACTGCTTATATAGATTTGGCTCCATACCAAGCCGTTGCTCCACAAAATGTAAGTTGGAATAGAGCTTTTCAATCTTTATCTGGTGAAACAGTGTATCGATACAAATTTAATTCTGGAATGTTTAAAATGTATGCTGCTTTTGATGCTTCTCGTTTTGATGTTAACCAAGAATCAATTAATACACCACTTCCAACTCGTGTAAATCTTAACAACAACAACTTTTACTTTAATTCTTCATATAAAGGGAAATTTGGAAGTAATTGGCAGTTAACAACAGGTTTAAGTTACGGTTATGGAGCAACTAATACATCTTTAATTATTGGTGATATAGAAAATAAAGAACATGCTTCTCATTTAAAAGTAAAATTGAAAAAGAGTTTTTCAGATAGAGTTAAACTTTCTTTTGGTGCAGATTACTTTATCACAAAGTTTGATGAAAGTTTTAATGTAAATGCAAAAGTGAATTACAATCAAAACATTGTTGCTGCTTATAGTGAAGCTGATATTTTCTTCTCTAAAGAGTTTGCTGCAAAAGTGGGAGTACGTTTAGCCAATGATAATTTGCTTAATGAAACATCTATTTCACCAAGAGCTTCTTTAGCTTATAAAGTTAGTGATGGGAGTCAGTTTTCATTTGCTTACGGAATGTTTGATCAAGCGCCTAATCAAAGTTATTTAAAATATAATTCTTCATTGCAAAACGAAAGAGCGTCTCATTATATCTTTAATTATCAGTACACAAAAAACAAACGTACGTTGCGTACAGAACTTTACTATAAAGATTATAAGAATCTAATAAAGTATGATAATGGAATGCCAATGTTTAACAGTAATTTCAATAACGATGGCTTTGGTTATGCAAAAGGATTAGATGTTTTTTGGAGAGATGGTAAATCAATTAAATATTTAGAATATTGGTTGTCGTATTCTTACATCGATACAAAAAGAGATTATAAAAACTATACTACACAAGTAACCCCAAGTTTTGTTGCGACACACAATGCATCATTGGTGACCAAATATTTTATAGAAGAATGGAAGTCACAAGTTGGTTTTTCTCATACGTTCAATTCAGGAAGACCATATAACAATCCTAATGAGTCAACTTTTATGAATGGTAAAACTAAAACGTATAATAATTTAAGTGTTAACTGGGCTTATCTTATAACACAACAAAAAATATTGTATTTCTCGGTTTCAAATGTAATGGGAACACAAAATGTATTTGGTTACGAATATGCAAATACTCCAGACTCAAATGGTACATACAATAGAAGAGCAATTACACCTACAGCAGATAGATTTTTCTTTGTAGGATTCTTTTGGACGATTAGTAACGATAAGAAAACGAATCAGTTGGATAATCTTTAG
- a CDS encoding chloride channel protein, translating to MNKTTQLRKNHKAITSQKLIIASVLIGFSAVFLAVSLKKLTEHYEEILFHKANANWFLFLVFPLFGLSVIYFLREYLFKKKENKGIKEIFESTGSPTKRLPVYKIPSHFFNGLLTVIFGGSTGIEVSTVVASAAIGSVAQQKENVFKRHKTELVCAGIAAGITALFNSPIAGILFSFEVISRKISRFYAITITIAVAISYTFILLLDEKPLFEVVITTWHLKAFPYFILLGLLAGVNSVYLTRCVIYIKSKFIEIEKYSTKIIIGSLTIGVSLLLLPQLYGEGYHAVKELFFNAQNLTFSTSFAVTVLGILFLKPIITSVTLASGGDGGVFAPSMFLGAFLGLLVAVILNTFFNANVIPINFMVIGMAAMLSASIHAPFTSIFLICGLINDYTLFIPILVVCLISKTTAQFIYPYTVYTYKPKNIN from the coding sequence ATGAACAAAACAACACAACTTCGTAAAAATCATAAAGCAATTACTTCTCAAAAACTAATTATAGCTTCGGTGTTAATTGGTTTTTCGGCTGTATTTTTAGCTGTTTCTTTAAAAAAATTGACAGAACATTATGAAGAAATCCTATTTCATAAGGCAAATGCTAATTGGTTCTTATTTCTAGTTTTCCCATTATTTGGATTATCTGTAATTTATTTTTTACGCGAATATTTATTTAAAAAGAAAGAAAATAAAGGCATAAAAGAAATTTTTGAAAGCACTGGTTCTCCAACAAAGAGACTTCCAGTTTATAAAATTCCTTCTCACTTTTTTAATGGATTACTAACTGTTATTTTTGGTGGTTCTACAGGTATCGAAGTCTCGACGGTGGTAGCTTCGGCAGCAATTGGTTCTGTTGCGCAGCAAAAGGAGAATGTTTTTAAACGTCATAAAACCGAATTAGTTTGTGCAGGAATTGCAGCAGGAATTACCGCTTTATTTAACAGTCCAATTGCAGGGATACTTTTTTCTTTTGAAGTAATTTCGAGAAAAATATCTCGCTTTTATGCCATAACCATTACTATTGCTGTGGCTATTTCCTATACTTTCATTTTATTATTGGATGAAAAACCACTTTTTGAAGTAGTTATTACAACTTGGCACTTAAAAGCATTTCCTTATTTTATTTTACTAGGATTACTTGCAGGAGTAAATTCGGTATACCTTACAAGATGTGTCATCTATATAAAATCTAAATTTATTGAAATTGAAAAATATAGTACTAAAATTATAATTGGCTCATTAACTATTGGTGTTTCTTTACTGCTTTTACCTCAATTATATGGAGAAGGTTATCATGCGGTAAAAGAACTATTTTTTAATGCACAAAACTTAACCTTCTCAACATCATTTGCAGTTACCGTATTGGGAATCTTATTTTTAAAACCCATCATTACTTCGGTAACACTAGCATCTGGTGGCGATGGAGGTGTATTTGCTCCAAGTATGTTTTTAGGTGCATTTTTAGGGCTATTGGTAGCAGTAATTTTAAATACTTTCTTTAACGCTAATGTGATTCCTATCAACTTTATGGTAATTGGTATGGCTGCCATGCTTAGTGCTAGTATTCACGCTCCTTTCACATCAATTTTCTTAATTTGCGGACTAATAAACGACTACACATTATTCATTCCAATTTTAGTAGTTTGTTTAATTTCTAAAACAACTGCACAGTTTATTTATCCGTATACCGTTTATACATACAAACCAAAGAATATCAATTAA
- a CDS encoding HPP family protein has protein sequence MPKKIIKRGYRRTKYILYKETLVDFKEHFWAFVGAFVGMGIIAYLQYDAFPKEDFVFLIGSFGASCVLVYGVIQSPLAQPRNLIGGHIVSAIVGVSMAKLFPDIIWLASALAVAGAIVLMQVTKTLHPPGGATALIAVTGSPTILKLGYWYVITPVLTGATILLLVALVFNNMTSNRQYPTSKKFTKFKKRIKHKISFKKTDEN, from the coding sequence ATGCCAAAAAAAATTATTAAACGTGGTTATCGTAGGACAAAATATATTCTTTACAAAGAAACATTAGTTGATTTCAAAGAGCATTTTTGGGCCTTTGTTGGAGCTTTTGTTGGCATGGGAATTATTGCCTATTTGCAATATGATGCTTTTCCTAAAGAAGATTTTGTTTTTCTTATTGGTTCATTTGGTGCCTCATGTGTTTTAGTATATGGAGTAATTCAGAGTCCGCTCGCACAACCACGAAATTTAATTGGTGGACATATAGTTTCAGCAATAGTAGGAGTATCAATGGCTAAACTTTTCCCTGATATTATTTGGTTGGCTTCGGCTTTAGCGGTTGCTGGAGCAATCGTTTTAATGCAAGTAACAAAAACATTACATCCTCCAGGGGGAGCTACAGCTTTAATTGCTGTAACAGGGTCACCTACCATTTTAAAATTGGGTTATTGGTATGTTATAACACCAGTATTAACTGGAGCTACAATACTTTTATTAGTGGCTTTGGTCTTTAACAATATGACGTCCAACAGACAATATCCGACTAGCAAAAAGTTTACTAAATTTAAAAAGCGAATTAAACATAAAATTTCTTTCAAAAAAACAGATGAAAATTAA
- a CDS encoding VOC family protein, with translation MKINKIHHIAIICSDYEKSKRFYTQILGLEIIEEVFRSERKSYKLDLAINGNYAIELFSFPNPPERVSRPEASGLRHLAFEVDDIEKTRNYLLSYSIECETIRIDEYTEKKFFFITDPDNLPIEFYQK, from the coding sequence ATGAAAATTAACAAAATCCATCATATTGCTATCATTTGTTCTGATTATGAAAAATCAAAGCGTTTTTATACGCAAATTTTAGGTTTAGAGATTATTGAAGAAGTTTTTAGATCTGAAAGGAAATCGTATAAACTCGATTTGGCAATAAACGGAAATTATGCCATAGAGTTGTTTTCGTTTCCTAATCCTCCCGAAAGAGTTTCCAGACCAGAAGCATCGGGATTAAGACATTTAGCTTTTGAAGTAGATGATATAGAAAAAACTAGAAATTATTTACTTTCGTATTCAATAGAATGTGAAACAATAAGAATAGACGAATACACTGAGAAGAAATTTTTCTTTATTACCGATCCTGACAATTTACCAATCGAATTTTACCAAAAATAA
- a CDS encoding tetratricopeptide repeat protein, protein MKKVLFILTVLCSVASQSQSFNDRFKILMQLGSDAKSMDNLFKEWKQKEPSNPELYIGGFNFYYQEATKEIMSLTPSPTENPQYEVQDSTKKPVAYLGGQKTQNDSLFNVSQNFLVEGIKKNPKRLDMRFGKIYALGTFNRFNDFTRELLETLEYSKKINHKWLWSNNEPLKDEINFLKAAVQDYQNTLYKNNEDGNMLQLAEKMNSIFPNDPIILCTLGSAYLMDNKLEKALPIFEKAYSLKSDDTIIINNLALSYFNNKDYKNAKRFFTVLLDKGDENQKKLAKEKLKQME, encoded by the coding sequence ATGAAAAAAGTACTTTTTATACTTACTGTTCTTTGTTCTGTAGCATCTCAAAGTCAAAGTTTCAATGACCGATTTAAAATTTTAATGCAATTAGGTTCAGATGCAAAATCAATGGATAACCTATTTAAAGAATGGAAACAAAAAGAACCTTCAAATCCTGAATTATATATTGGCGGATTCAATTTCTATTACCAAGAAGCCACTAAAGAAATAATGAGTCTAACACCTTCTCCTACTGAGAATCCTCAGTATGAAGTACAAGACTCTACAAAAAAACCTGTTGCTTACCTAGGAGGTCAAAAAACACAAAATGATTCTTTGTTTAATGTTTCACAAAACTTTTTAGTGGAAGGTATTAAGAAAAACCCAAAGCGATTAGATATGCGATTTGGGAAAATATATGCTTTGGGAACTTTTAATCGATTCAATGATTTTACGAGGGAATTACTTGAGACCTTAGAATACTCAAAAAAAATAAACCACAAGTGGTTATGGTCAAATAATGAGCCTTTAAAAGACGAAATTAATTTCTTAAAAGCTGCGGTTCAAGATTACCAAAACACTTTATATAAAAATAATGAAGATGGTAATATGCTTCAATTAGCTGAAAAAATGAATAGTATTTTCCCTAATGATCCTATTATTTTATGTACCCTTGGTTCTGCTTATCTAATGGATAATAAACTGGAAAAAGCACTTCCAATATTTGAAAAAGCGTATTCATTAAAATCTGATGACACTATCATAATTAACAATTTGGCTTTGTCATATTTCAACAATAAAGATTACAAAAACGCAAAACGTTTCTTCACTGTTCTTTTAGATAAAGGAGATGAAAATCAAAAAAAGCTTGCAAAAGAGAAACTTAAACAGATGGAATAA
- a CDS encoding plasmid pRiA4b ORF-3 family protein, whose protein sequence is MIYKFRVILDAEEDIFRDIAIDENDTLEDLHNSIVNSFDFDGMEMAAFYTCDDKWNQDQEIPLFDTGDNPGEGLTMADYLLSGMFDKDSTKMIYVYDFFNMWTFFVELAAIEEPESGVSYPDVLFSHGIMPMTAPDKEFASEKDEFGSEFEDDYDDEDLDMFEGDDSFEDYGFEDNWN, encoded by the coding sequence ATGATTTACAAATTTAGAGTCATTTTAGATGCAGAAGAAGATATATTTAGAGATATCGCTATAGATGAAAATGATACTTTAGAGGATTTACACAATAGTATTGTAAATTCTTTTGATTTTGATGGCATGGAAATGGCTGCGTTTTACACTTGTGATGACAAATGGAATCAAGACCAAGAAATTCCTTTATTTGATACAGGTGACAATCCTGGAGAAGGATTAACAATGGCAGATTATTTATTGTCTGGTATGTTTGATAAGGACAGTACAAAAATGATTTATGTATATGATTTTTTCAATATGTGGACATTCTTTGTAGAACTTGCGGCTATTGAAGAACCAGAAAGCGGCGTAAGCTATCCTGATGTTTTATTTTCTCACGGAATTATGCCAATGACAGCTCCTGATAAAGAATTTGCTTCAGAAAAAGATGAATTTGGAAGTGAGTTCGAAGACGATTACGACGACGAAGACCTTGATATGTTTGAAGGAGATGATTCTTTCGAAGATTATGGATTCGAAGACAATTGGAACTAA
- a CDS encoding nucleoid-associated protein codes for MINLFNTHIDNLSIHRVGNKSRNEAVFVSEQPYALNDEIMPLLKEFFFKPFRSGEENYYQFAHDVDLEYNEMYNLASEIFNNPSNVHEVSKKITKHLFEQSNHPHIKNGEVYIAYLTNVSIDNNPVDAIGIFKSEIKTDFLQFEEKETNLEMILQQGINLQKLDKGCLIFNYKKEEGYKILTVDSNRYDARYWLEHFLSVDAFQDENFMTKKYLKFCQDFAKDVVLPAEDKKEEVLFMNRAVNHFAKNDNFEETNFLNEVIDNPDLISEFKNYKIDKGEKYSIEDLTTFPIANAAVTDARRKMKNVIELDTNIQIKLDFVNPESAEKFVEKGWDEEKQMYYYLVYFNKEQKS; via the coding sequence ATGATAAATCTTTTTAATACCCACATCGACAATCTTTCTATTCATAGAGTTGGAAATAAAAGTAGAAATGAAGCTGTTTTTGTTTCAGAACAACCCTATGCACTAAATGATGAAATAATGCCTTTACTTAAAGAATTTTTCTTCAAACCGTTTAGAAGTGGCGAAGAAAACTACTATCAGTTTGCACATGATGTTGATTTAGAATACAACGAAATGTACAATTTGGCTTCAGAAATTTTCAACAACCCAAGCAATGTTCATGAAGTTTCTAAAAAGATTACAAAACACTTATTTGAGCAGTCTAATCATCCGCACATTAAAAACGGTGAAGTTTATATCGCTTATCTAACAAATGTTTCCATCGATAATAACCCTGTAGATGCAATTGGGATTTTTAAAAGTGAAATTAAAACCGATTTCCTTCAGTTTGAAGAGAAAGAAACAAATCTAGAAATGATTCTTCAACAAGGAATCAATCTTCAAAAACTAGATAAAGGGTGTTTAATTTTCAATTATAAAAAAGAAGAAGGTTACAAAATTTTAACAGTTGATAGCAACAGATATGATGCTCGTTATTGGTTAGAACATTTCCTTTCTGTGGATGCTTTTCAGGATGAGAACTTCATGACTAAAAAGTATTTAAAATTCTGTCAGGACTTTGCAAAAGATGTTGTTTTACCTGCAGAAGATAAAAAAGAAGAAGTTTTATTCATGAATCGTGCAGTAAATCACTTTGCTAAGAATGATAATTTTGAAGAAACTAATTTCTTAAATGAAGTGATTGATAATCCTGATTTGATTTCGGAGTTTAAAAACTATAAAATAGATAAAGGAGAAAAATACAGTATCGAAGATTTGACGACTTTCCCGATTGCAAATGCCGCAGTTACTGATGCGCGTCGTAAAATGAAAAATGTTATCGAATTAGATACAAACATTCAAATCAAATTAGACTTTGTAAATCCAGAGAGTGCTGAAAAATTTGTTGAAAAAGGCTGGGACGAAGAAAAACAAATGTATTACTACTTAGTATATTTTAATAAAGAACAAAAAAGTTAA